Proteins from one Ahaetulla prasina isolate Xishuangbanna chromosome 2, ASM2864084v1, whole genome shotgun sequence genomic window:
- the TMBIM6 gene encoding bax inhibitor 1, with protein sequence MDVFNRNINLDALFKFSHISASTQQHLKKVYASFALCMFLAAAGAYLNVVTQLVQFGLLTGLGALGLMIWLMATPHSRETEEKRLAILAGFAFLTGVNLGPLLEMCIAINPSIIPTAFLGTAVIFSCFSLSALFAKRRAYLYLGGVLFSGLFLMLLFSLINIFLGSTWLFTANLYIGLMVMCGFVLFDTQLIIEKAENGDKDYIWHCVDLFLDFVNIFRELMVILGMNENKKKKEK encoded by the exons ATGGATGTTTTCAACAGGAACATAAATTTGGATGCCCTCTTCAAGTTCTCCCACAT CTCTGCATCGACTCAGCAGCACCTGAAGAAGGTCTATGCCAGCTTTGCATTATGTATGTTCCTAGCGGCAGCTGGTGCTTATCTCAATGTGGTAACTCAGCTAGTGCAG TTTGGACTGCTGACTGGCCTGGGAGCATTAGGCCTTATGATTTGGTTGatggccacaccccacagccgaGAAACTGAAGAGAAACGTCTGGCTATCCTGGCAGGCTTTGCTTTCCTCACTG GAGTCAACCTGGGTCCTCTGTTGGAGATGTGCATTGCCATCAACCCCAG CATCATCCCAACTGCTTTCCTGGGCACAGCAGTGATCTTCAGCTGCTTCTCCCTGAGTGCTCTCTTTGCTAAGCGCCGTGCCTACCTGTATCTAGGGG GCGTCCTTTTCTCTGGCTTGTTCTTGATGCTGCTGTTCTCCCTGATCAACATTTTCTTGGGCTCAACTTGGCTCTTCACG GCTAATCTCTACATTGGACTTATGGTTATGTGTGGCTTTGTGCTGTTTGACACTCAGCTCATCATTGAGAAGGCTGAGAATGGAGACAAGGACTACATCTG GCACTGCGTggatcttttcctggattttgttAACATCTTCCGGGAGCTCATGGTCATCTTGGGCATGAATGAG aacaagaagaaaaaagaaaaataa